Genomic segment of Anguilla rostrata isolate EN2019 chromosome 13, ASM1855537v3, whole genome shotgun sequence:
ATTAAAAGTAAACCTCTCAGTTACAGTGCAGTCTTCTATTAAATATTCCTCcaaaaattatcattttagTGCATCTAAACACCGTACTTGGCAGACAGGCTTACTTTTTGGAAGTATGGATAAGGCGttctttatttactttataAGAGAAAGTAAATTTGAGAagtaatttaatgcatttaaaataaaagctgtttgTATCAAAGAATGTCATCACCAAATAATGATGTCATGTAAATGTTTGAATCAGCATTGGTCTTTGATTTCCTGCTCTAGTTTGTCACACATCAAATTGGAAAAAGAATTCCAGTcaaattttagtttttatttttggtttgtacAGATGAAATACAAATTGCCTGCTTGTATCTCAACACTAAATTCCCTTCTCTTTTGTACTgtttgggaaaacaaaaaacagcggGAAAAATACATCTGTTGGggaaacattatttatatagATGTTTTACACTGGTAATTTATCTGGTCAGTGAGGAATCTAAATTTCACAACTGGatacagtttgtttttcataaagaATTGTCCTTGATTCTCCACTGCTCTGTTCCTGTGCTTGTTTCGGATCACGCTCCAGTGCGTGATGTTTGTGAGGAAGTGGCTGGAGACCAGCTGATTTAATGTTATCCAGAgataaggaaataaaaaatggcaaaggGCAAACTCAATGTGTGGAACTGGCTGCTGGTGCCAAAATGCTAAATTTTACGTCAGTGCACACTTGTAggggggagaagaagagagtTCTTAATTTGTctttatcaataaataaaaatctaattcttAATTTTTAAGTTCTTCACTTTAATTCCAATTAAgcatttgttaattatttgcCACTATTTACACAACACAGACTGGCACATGAAAAAGATTACATAAGTGTCGCACTGAAGAAATAACGGAACAATTTTGTAATAACTTATTTAGAGattcaaagttaaagacaaTGTGCGTTGTGGTGAAAGATGTTGGTCTGGTATCCTGCTGTATTTTTTGAATGTAAGAAATAActggtgaaaatgttttccttttttctacaGTAAATGTTGCATCTTGCAAAGCTTTTAGTACCTTGTATGCCTTAAAGTTGTCTTAATATGGATTTATTTCGGAACTTATGAACAATTTTAAGTAGTcttgaaaaaattttaaaagatttttaaaaaagaacccagggaactttttttatttaccttacACTGCAAGCAAGTGCCATTTGGCTGACTTCACATACAATTAATTGATCATAAAGTGTATTGTTCATATCTGGCTAAATctgttgtattttatattgtgtCATAGGCCTATAGGTGAAGATACCTAGttgattgaaatgttttatttttggctttgcACTTGTTATAAGTAACATTTTGTCTCACACATGTCAATGTATTGCTTGACTGTTTATAGTGAGCACTGTGCTAGTGAAGTCACTGACTGTATCATTCTGCTACCTGTATTGCACTTAATAAAAGGAAGGCAGGAGATGCAGTTCACGCCATTTgagtatgttttcattttacagcaggttaatttcaactttttttccccatcaatTGTTAACGCAATCAAGCAATGGATTTAATAATCAAGTTCTATTTTAAGGATCTTCCTCTGAATCGGACGGGGCTGTTTGGATTGCGACAGTTATTTGCACTCTCCACCATcatgagcaaaaaataaataaataaaattattacagAACAGCTGTAAAATATTACAGGACAGCTGCTTGGTTGTGGGTTATTATAGAACCCGGGCAAACTTGGCAATCCCTATCTTAGCCTCAGCATAGCGTTACTGTCACTCCCGCACCTCTGGCCCGCtgaagaaaacatttataatgGAGGGCCTGTTGGGTAAATTGTTCTTGTCTGTTGTGTCCAAGCTCCACTGGCACCACACCTTCCCCCATCACAATAGACTAGACCATGGATCTATTAACACACGGTCTTATGTACAAACTACACTGACCAGAAGCAGCATTTTCTGATAGAAGTAGCTTTTGAATAATTTGAGGCAATGGCATCGTGGGTGTGCTCATGTTGCATGAACCTCTTAAGTTTTCCCAAGATTCAGTTCACATCATCATCTCAATTAGCTTTCCCTCGGTTCTTATTACCAGAATGACTGCAATAAGCCCCCTAGTAGCACAAATGTCTTTCAGAAATGTCGTGGTTCAGGTTTGtgatgtatatataaataacaacAGTGACGGGTCCATACTATCTGGACGTTTATCCAACGGTAAGTGCAAAGCATGGTAGTGCGTTTAATCGAGATTGTATTTAGTGTTCAAACTGTCTGCATTCCCCCCTTGCTAAGGCTTTACATGGAATGTTATGCGAGATCTACCGTTTTATAACCCGTTATTCTTGACCAGGATTGTGGGGGGAGCCTATCCCATCATGCAGTGGAATAGAGGCAGGTATACACCATATACACAGGTTTCAAATTGCGGGGCCCACACAGCATTCATGCACCCATGCATACCTACAGGCAAATTTTGAGTCACCAGTTGGCCTGCATTCTTAGACTAtgagaggaaactggagtacccggcggaggcccacacagacatgaggagaacatgcaaactccacgcagaaaggCCCTCCGTTGGATTTAGACTTGGTACCTTCTTGCTGCGAGGCAACAGTGGTACTCAATGCACCACCAAGGCTGCCCCCATTTCATTATTCCACttaaatattcattcatttcactaaTTATATCTATTTATTGAATGATAGTGCTGCTGACCATTCAATAATAGACCATTAAATCACTTTTGTTGGTTTGTAGGTTTTGTCCCTTTCTACCAGGCAAGAGTAATCAACTGTCGACCAATTTATTCAACAGTCTCAAGGTAGAATCACATAGAAAAGAAGACTAGCAGTACTCCTGGCCTTGTGGGCCAAATTTAAGTATCCCTGGTTTAGAGATTGGGGAAACATAAATTATGCAGCTGAGTTATGTCCAGCACATGCAGGATGTGACTCAAACATCCCTACAAGAGGAGTGGGCCGTCTACATTCAACCAGCAGCCAACTCAAAGAAAGGTTCAATAGTGTGGCCATTTTTGTTACACAGTAAATTGTTAATATGAGGTATTATTAACAAGGTCTTgctagttcattacagtgggaAGGACAATGCATGAAACAGTAAGAACAATACTTTTCTACCTTACCAATGTGTGGCTTCCATATGTGGACTCTTGCTCGATAACTTCGTGCTTCCACCATCAAAGACTCACACCCATCTCCACGTTGTGCCTGCGCACGCAGGTAATTCTTCACTGGCGGGAACGCGACAGATGACGTAAGGTTCGTGCTCGCGCAGTGATGGTGGCGGTGCGTGAACGCGCAGTAGCAGTAATGGCTGCCCTGGATCGGCGGGTCCCCAGTCTCGATGATTTTGTGGGTCAAAGCTGGAGTTCCTGGGTAGAAAGAGCAAATGTTTTCGTGTCGGATGGTAAGTGATGGTTTCGGCATGAACAATGCACCATTTCAACTGGAACTGAGGCCAAGTTACGTTTTATTTTCGCGGAAACGCACAGCACCCTGACCATATAACCCAAACAAAGGACCCGCTGGGTCCTAGCGCTGGATGTGTATGTCGACTCGAGTTGTGGAACTCTCCCGGGTCCTAGCGCATATAAAGCATGCGTTTAAAAAGTAACGAAGCATGTTAAATGTCAAGTTGATTTCCAGGAAACAATGTATTGGatttctgacatttttgtaAAGTGAAACAAATGACCGTGTTATGCTAGTACCAGTAGAACATAGACGTGTGaattgctagccagctaacgttagctaaataaCTTCTAGCCAGCTTTTAACGAGAATGGAGAATGCAGAAGCCGGGGGAGGAGTCCGATTATGTAGCATTACCATTAGGTTGCTGGGTAGCTTCTGTGGCTACCTACCTGCCAACCACATAGCGACTATGGTTGGATATGACCGGTCGGTGGTGTTTTGTGCTCATAAATCTATTTTAGTTGTTTGCACGTCGCATTATTTTTGGGTTTAGGGTGGTGGAAGAGCCCTCAAGCCGTGCCTCACTGTCAAGACGAGGAAGATGGTTTATGTTTATGCCGATTGGAATGTGCTAGTCGATCTCATTGTTTGGCATCCCTCCAAAAGTCAATTGCACACCCCAAGTTTTCATTTCCCATTTTGCTACCAGTGATCCTAGCTAGCCTGGTAAATAACGCTAGCTAAATAGTTTGAAGAACACGCAGTCACTCAATAAGCATCTCTCGACAAAGTTGCCCAAACCTTATTCCGGTGCGATCTTGCCGGCTGCTATCCGCAACTTGTGCcacaatttttgttattcagAATACAACTGGCTAACGTCCGCAGTATTTGTTTAAAGCACAACATCCGGCTGCTTTAAATCCGTTACCCAGCTAGACTTTAATACTGTTAGGTGACTGTTTGCCTGGATGGTTTTAACAGTTTCTTAGAGAATTACAGGGTGACACACCCAAGTCAGCACACTACCCACTGTTCTGTATCAGTGCATGTAGCTCGCTGGAAATCGTTTGGTTTCCGttatgagaaacaaaaaaatacaataaaaacttTGTATGCTATTCACACAAgtagttctctctctcacctagCTGTGAGTGAGGCACATTAAGTGAATTCATAGTTTGCCAGTTTAGGTATAATGTTTAGCTTATTCTACTAGGCCTTATAATGGTGGTGTGTTCATCATCACAGCAGAGATTCACTTAAGATAAATCTCTGAACAGCTCTGGTGTAAAATATACACAAAGACGAACAACTGCCCCCATTGTGTAATCCCCATTGTGTCTTTTCAGCTGGATCTGATGCAGAGGAGTGCAGCAAGAATGGGAAGAAAAAGATGGATACCATGACACTGCAGAGGGAGGGTGTGTGCCACATTCACTCTCACCATCTTTCCTGGGATTATCCATTGCCATCCCAATGTGTAGCAGCAAAGTATTGTTACAAGGAGTCATATAGACACTGGTGGATAATGTAATTTGACCAGTGCTTGTGCTAACTGCTTCAGTTGTTTAGCGTCGCTTGTATGCTGACTCTTGGCTTGTTGTGTTGAGGCTAACACTGAAGGGGGATAGAGGGACTTCACTTAAACTGGTGGTTTTTGCTTGATTGTGTCATTGCACTTGACCTTCTCATGCTGCAAAAATCCCCTAGCCTGTAATAATCAAACGCAGCCCAAAAAGGAGCTGTCTAATATCAGAAAAGAGCTAGTCTAAAATCCCAGTTCTTCCCCTTTTTGTGCCCCCTTTCTCTGGGGTTTTTGAACATTGAATGGGCCACATATCACCTGgccctactgtgtgtgtgtgtgtgtgtgtgtgtgaggggagggggggttctgtgccactccccccacccacccccagacTGGGGAGCGCCAGGCTCTGTCTGCCAGAGCAGCTGTGATAGACTACAGCCTCCTGCGTTTCCCTGGTATCTGATATCTCCACATCTACCTGTAGTCTGGGCACAACTCGGTTTCAGACACATATCTGTCCTCTACAGCCTTTTCTAAATGATCTGTCACTACCCCGGGGGAACTGAGTGTGCTCACTTTCAGGATTTTATGGATTAGACGAAGACGCTAGCCTTTTGGGGtgaaatgttgtgtgtgtgctctgttggAACAAGCGTCTTTCTGCCTGGATGTTTCTGTGCTGGTCCATATTTGTGCACACTGAAATCACAGGCGTGTCAAAGAAGAGATGCAATGGATTGTGGGAAACCTAATGAGAAATGGGCACAGCCTATCCTTATAAAATCCctctttacattttacattcagttcCCAGAGTGTAATGTTCTATCGTCGTAGTGCAGATCGTTTCCTAATCAGTCCTGCACTTGGAATTTGTTGACTATCTATGTGTTTGTCATCCATTTAGAGCATTAATTATGCATGTGGCCTAGGGAAAGTCTAGGGAAATCTCCAGCACACGAGAAGGTCATGCTGCTTACTAGCTTCAGAaggctgtgtgtctgagctggGCAGGTGATGACAATAGGCAGTGGAGATTAATTGAAACACAAGTCCTGCACTTCCCTTCACTCCTCGGGAATGTGCTGGGAGTGTGTTGGGAATGCGTTGGGGATGTGTTGGGAATGCTCCAGGCACCGAGTAACCGCGCGTTCTCCCCCTGACGTTTGTGCTCTCGCAGATATGTCAGTGTTCGGACAGTGCCCGGCGCAGGATGATTTCTACCTGGTGGTGTGCAGCCACTGCGGACAGGTGGTGAAGCCGCAGGCCTTCGAGAAGCACTGCGAAAGACGACACGGGCCCCTCTGCAAGCCGCACGGCCGCCTCCACGCCCCCCTGCAGCGGCCCCGGCCGCCATCCGCTCACGGGACGTCCCACGCGGCACGGGACGGCAGGCACCAGGGGGCGGGACCCCCTCGTGCCCCGCCGCAGCCCCTCCTGACTGCACCCCAGTACAGACACGGCAAGGCCCAGGAGGTGGCTGCTGGGTAAGGAGCTAACCACAGGCTATGTTTGGGGTGGAAAAAGGTCACAAAAGGCTCAGGAACCCTTAGatttactgtgtttttaaacagtCAAATAGCGCTGAAAATCAACTGCGATTTAACGCATTGCTTTGTGCCTGTGAAGTGCGTTGCGCTCTGTTGATCCCAACACCTCTGAAAGTGACATTtgctcacaggaagtgactgTTCCCCGCCCAGCTAACACAACACGTTCTCAaaatgttgctgccatgtagtGGCAACGTTGTAACATTCACAGAGCATTACAGTTacattgtgagaacgttttgtgttagctggtgAGTAGCTCTTCAGCGCTTTTTTCCTCCcttcaaaaacaatttcaagATTTCCCTCTGAAATCTGGCACAATTTTAAAGGAGAGGCATTCTCAGACCTCTGTGCTTAATGTCCCTACTCTCTCTATGTGCCTCTCTCATCTCCATCCAACGTCTCGCCTTCGGACAGGGTGTCCCAGGCGGCCCCTCCCAGCAACTGCAATATCAAGCAGCCCCCCCCTTCGGACTCGCCACCGGAGTCCCCGGCCCCCAGCCTCAGGGACCCCCCCTGGCCACACGGGGGCACTCCGCCCGGCACCACACCCCCTTCGGAGAAACCCCTCCAGCGCCGGGGGGAGCCGGGGCGCTCCCCCAACCTCCTGGCCCCTCTCCGCGGACCCAGAACCTACAAGAAAGTGTCCAGTAAGTCTGCGGCGGCCCCCGTTTCTGCACGGGAGCTGCCTGTCCTCTCCCCCCCTGCTGTACTGTGCATGTTCCCTCAGCTGCGCATTCTGTTTGAACTGCGCAGAACAACATTAAGACCGGGGCGGGAAATGGTTAATGGGGGAGGGCATAGACCACAAGTGCAGTCGGTCGCCTCGCGGACTGCAGGAGAAACGAAGGCCTAGGAAACGCTTTTTGAAACACCTGTCTGTCTTGCATTCTTTCTCTCAGGGAAAGAATGTGATCTGGACAAGCACTGTGGGGTGCTGGACCCAGAGAGGAAGATGCTGTGTACCCGGCTGCTGACTTGCAATGTAACattccccctccttctccactTCATAACTcaacattatttcatttcagtggtAGCTTGCATTCAAAGTGCAGTAGGTGCATGTGATTTTCATAGGGTTTATCACAGCTCTAagctaacttttttttctccccaaggagcacatgtgctactaagttgaaaaatttaggagcacacaaatgcattccaACTAGTAGAGGTGCTCCTAATTAATTTTTCCCGTGAGAGCACATGAATTTTCAGGTGTACacgctcctaaaatgggagcactgtagaacCCTGTTTGTATTGCTTGATGTACACAAACTGGCCACAGCTAAGCGaaaccaaagaaaaagaaaaggccacCTGTCCCAGAGCAATAACGAGCATTTAAGGGTTATGGCCCTGTGGTGGCCTGGGAACACTGTCAGTGCAGGGGCTTCTACATGTAAGCCTTTCCTGTGGGAGCTGGGTTTAACTTTAAGATAAGAGCTGGAACTGTCTTGATTTCCAGCCCTGGATCAGCTTAGTCAATGAAATGGTAGCACAAAGTGCACATGACCTGGAGATAACCTGGGTGAGCGTATCCCTCCGTTTCTGGGAAACAGGGTTgagtgaaaacaggaagtgtggtCACCAGTCTCCTACAGGAAGCGTGGTCACCGTCCAGTTACAGGAAACCTaatgaaaaagggggaaaataagGGCAAGGAGGCGAATGGGACTCTTAACAGGTTTTTTAGGAGCTGCTCTTATCTGGAGTGACATACACAGCTCGCATTTCACATACAAATCTTGtgatatacagctggatattttactgaagcaatctAGGTTATAAGTGCCTTGCTccagggtacaacagcagtgcagtTTCCTAAccactacactgcactgcactgccgACCCGTTTTACCATGGTCTGCTGTTCTCAGGAGACGAGCTGTGTACAGACCTGCAGTAATGGAGGGAAGTTGTATAAATGTAGGTCCCGTAAGAGAGAATGGACTCCCGTGTGCTATTCCCTAAAGCGGTGGAACACACAAAGCCAGCTCAGGCAGCGTCCCTGTGCTTTAGGCCACTGGAGTTCTTGGAACACGCGATGACGATGCGGATTCATTCGGGTTAACGGGGTCTCTCTTACCTTTTTGCTCAGATCCACTCCATCCATCAGCGACGCAAGGTGCTGGGAAGAAGCAAGAACTTTGACCAGCTGGTCGCGGAGCTGAAGATGGGGTCCAAGGCCCGGGAGTGGTCCGCCCAATCccgggagggggcggaggcCTGCCTGCCCGCCCCCGAGCCTTCCGGGGACAAAACGGGGCCCCCGCACTGCAGAAGGCAACTCGGCAAAAGCACAGTGTTCAGGTGCGGAATGACGTCGCCAAAAGTTGGTGCTTACTGTAACAGGGTGGGCTGAGAGGTCCTGCTGTCTCATATGCTGGTTTGGTCCAGTGGCAGCAGGTCCAGGCTATCTGATACGTTGGTTTGGTCCAATAGCAGCAGGTCCAGATTCTCTGATACGTTGGTTTGGTCCAATGGCAGCAGGTCCAGGCTATCCGATAATGTTGTTTTGGTCCAATAGCAGCAGGTCCAGATTCTCTGATACGTTGGTTTGGTCCAATGGCAGCAGGTCCAGATTCTCTGATACGTTGGTTTGGTCCAGTGGCTGCAGGTCCAGGACGTCCTCGGAGAGCGCccctgaggaggagagggctcgCCCGGAGGACCAGGAAGCCCAGCCCCTTTCGCCTCCTGCCCACAGCCGACTCTCAAGcgaggagagcgagggggagggacaggaggAGCCCCCCGACTGGCACTCCACCCCGGCGCACCCCAAACCACTGGCGGTATGGCAAGACGTCGACTTCACAAGGCTTTTCATTACCAGCTCTGTGAACTTAGTGACACTATGGCACAACCGTGCCCCCTAGAGGACAACCTGTGCCAGTGCCTACAGAGAAATGAAACAGCCTACAGGTGTTGATACAAACCCCCTGAGTTCAATGCTTGTGATGACCTGCTATGTGAGAAGGGGCTCCTTAATGTATTTATACTCCTAATGATGTGGAAGAACTGTTACATACAAAAGCATTGGTACATGAGAATTTGGGCTCTTGAGCATCTTTTTTCTGATCTTTTTAACATGTTGAAAGATGGAGGACGATGTTATTTCCACATTTCCCTTGCCTCAAGCACCCATagttgagtctttttttttgtggtctaTGAGATGATGGTAAAATACTTGATGTGAATTTTAAGGCAATGTCAAATACCAAAACCAGTTTAGTCAAGCAtggctgaaattaaaaaaacacacatattatacatattaaCATACATATTGTAAGTTAAGAGAACTAATCTATATATATGTTAGATTACTACcacaataaatattcaaataaatgggGGCATTGTCCTATAATCCTGCAAAATATTCTACCCTGAGCACAGAATAATCCTTATGGGTCTATGTCTTCACCTTTTCATTAGAAGTAATGGAGTGCACCACTTAAAGCATTGACAGCATGATTGAAGCATAGTGTACTCACGCCTTTGAGTCAGTCTCTGAGACCATTTCGGCTGTCCTTAGTTGTGTTTACATGTgaccttctcctccccccccccccccacccccgacagcTCTGTTCCTTCGGCAGCCACGCCATTGGCCGCGGCGTTTTCACCTTCGACCGACGGTTGCACCACCTGCGGTCTGCTGTGAGTGCCATGGTGGAGCGGCACCTCAGTGCCCACCTGTGGAGGTGAgctgcctctttctctttctccctgcttTCTGCTTGATAGAAGCCCGGGATACTCACGTCTAGTGCTGCTGGTTTCCATTCCTGccctctaatcagggactgatgCACACCTGTCGCACCAACTAATGTCACCTGATAGGTGACATTATTGGACTGTCAGTCAGAAAAGAGAACCAGCAGTACTATTGACCTTTTATTgtgccagatttgagtatccctgatATAAACTAGAACTATAACGCACTCTTGTATTGGTCGGTGTCTGGGGTTAGTATGCGATCCTGATGTTACTGGTGATTTCTGTTCAATTGTAGGAAAATGCCTCAAGCGACAGACGCCAAGTCCCAGCGCACATCAGTCAGGCCTTCGGTCACTGCCAGCactgactacatttcccagcattccacagtcagcactgccaGAGGGGTGGGAAATCACAGCGCTTCCTCCTTCAGGACTTCCTCCTCCAATGGGGGTGGGAAGGAGGTGCGTCCGCAGAACTGCTCCCCGAGCCCTGGCACGGCTTGCGGCCCTTCCGAAAGCACAGGAGGCGGCCGTCCAATCGCGTCCCCCGTCCCTGCCAACGCCCCCTCGCCCTCGGGCGTGGGCCCCCGCCCCCGTAACCCCGTGGGCCGGCCCAGCAAGCAGCAGACACGCCTCAGGCAGGCGGAGCACGGCGCCCCGTCCCGCAAGAGGAGGGCGTCCCCTCACGAGGACGGCTCGCCCCGCCACGAGCGGAGCGCTGGCACCCCCGTACCGCAGGGGCCGGGTCGGCTGCCCGTTTCGGGCAGGACGGCCCCCTCCCCTCACGGACCAATCAACGGCTCTCTCTCGCCCGGACACAGACCGCGGACGCAGGCAGAGCCTCGTTCGCCCTCCCCCGGGCTGTTCAAGCGCGCCCCCCctcctgtccgtctgtcccccGACCCCGCCTCTCGAGGCCGGGGGGGTGACTCCGGGGTGCACAGCAAGGCCGTCAGCTACGACCACAAGGGCCTGGGCAGGACGTGCAAAGGCGGCGGTCCCTCGCCCCCCAAAATTCACAGGATGCCTTCTTCCTCTCACTCCGGCTTCTTCTCCTGGAAGAAGGACGGTACGGGGGGAGCGCTCTCCACAGGCCTGGAGAAGAAGCTCGGCACGCAGAAGGTGGGTTCGCTGGCAGAACGGGCATCGGTTTTAACACGGAGCCCACCTGGCCAATTTTACCCACCATACTGAGCGTTATCAGAGGACAGAAATGCCCTGCATCAGGGGTGCCCAGCCTTATCCGAAACGAGCCggcgtgggtgcaggtttttgttctagcccgGCACTACGACGCCTGATTCTATTAATTAACCAGTCATGGCCTTTAATCAAGACCTTGACAAGTAGAACTCAAACAAAACCTTGCATCCATGTCTGTCCTTTTCGGAACAGATTGGAAACCCCTGGCCTGCACTTAAATCACCCACACACAATATCGTAATTTACTAACGGTGAGTTCTAACAAATGGCCAAGCttataaattgtattaaaaatattgtttttgtttttaaatctccaGTTTTTCTTGAAAGGTGTAACAACAGAGACACCAAAACAAATGAAGGGATTAGTGTTCTCAGAACATTTCcttattattttaaactaaaACTGTAAATTGGCATTTTTAAGTTCCTACAAACATATCCATTATTTtgctgaaaga
This window contains:
- the atxn7l2a gene encoding ataxin-7-like protein 2a isoform X5, which codes for MVAVRERAVAVMAALDRRVPSLDDFVGQSWSSWVERANVFVSDAGSDAEECSKNGKKKMDTMTLQREDMSVFGQCPAQDDFYLVVCSHCGQVVKPQAFEKHCERRHGPLCKPHGRLHAPLQRPRPPSAHGTSHAARDGRHQGAGPPRAPPQPLLTAPQYRHGKAQEVAAGVSQAAPPSNCNIKQPPPSDSPPESPAPSLRDPPWPHGGTPPGTTPPSEKPLQRRGEPGRSPNLLAPLRGPRTYKKVSRKECDLDKHCGVLDPERKMLCTRLLTCNIHSIHQRRKVLGRSKNFDQLVAELKMGSKAREWSAQSREGAEACLPAPEPSGDKTGPPHCRRQLGKSTVFRSRTSSESAPEEERARPEDQEAQPLSPPAHSRLSSEESEGEGQEEPPDWHSTPAHPKPLALCSFGSHAIGRGVFTFDRRLHHLRSAVSAMVERHLSAHLWRKMPQATDAKSQRTSVRPSVTASTDYISQHSTVSTARGVGNHSASSFRTSSSNGGGKEVRPQNCSPSPGTACGPSESTGGGRPIASPVPANAPSPSGVGPRPRNPVGRPSKQQTRLRQAEHGAPSRKRRASPHEDGSPRHERSAGTPVPQGPGRLPVSGRTAPSPHGPINGSLSPGHRPRTQAEPRSPSPGLFKRAPPPVRLSPDPASRGRGGDSGVHSKAVSYDHKGLGRTCKGGGPSPPKIHRMPSSSHSGFFSWKKDGTGGALSTGLEKKLGTQKPKLHH
- the atxn7l2a gene encoding ataxin-7-like protein 2a isoform X2, whose product is MVAVRERAVAVMAALDRRVPSLDDFVGQSWSSWVERANVFVSDAGSDAEECSKNGKKKMDTMTLQREDMSVFGQCPAQDDFYLVVCSHCGQVVKPQAFEKHCERRHGPLCKPHGRLHAPLQRPRPPSAHGTSHAARDGRHQGAGPPRAPPQPLLTAPQYRHGKAQEVAAGVSQAAPPSNCNIKQPPPSDSPPESPAPSLRDPPWPHGGTPPGTTPPSEKPLQRRGEPGRSPNLLAPLRGPRTYKKVSRKECDLDKHCGVLDPERKMLCTRLLTCNIHSIHQRRKVLGRSKNFDQLVAELKMGSKAREWSAQSREGAEACLPAPEPSGDKTGPPHCRRQLGKSTVFRCGMTTSSESAPEEERARPEDQEAQPLSPPAHSRLSSEESEGEGQEEPPDWHSTPAHPKPLALCSFGSHAIGRGVFTFDRRLHHLRSAVSAMVERHLSAHLWRKMPQATDAKSQRTSVRPSVTASTDYISQHSTVSTARGVGNHSASSFRTSSSNGGGKEVRPQNCSPSPGTACGPSESTGGGRPIASPVPANAPSPSGVGPRPRNPVGRPSKQQTRLRQAEHGAPSRKRRASPHEDGSPRHERSAGTPVPQGPGRLPVSGRTAPSPHGPINGSLSPGHRPRTQAEPRSPSPGLFKRAPPPVRLSPDPASRGRGGDSGVHSKAVSYDHKGLGRTCKGGGPSPPKIHRMPSSSHSGFFSWKKDGTGGALSTGLEKKLGTQKPKLHH
- the atxn7l2a gene encoding ataxin-7-like protein 2a isoform X1 produces the protein MVAVRERAVAVMAALDRRVPSLDDFVGQSWSSWVERANVFVSDAGSDAEECSKNGKKKMDTMTLQREDMSVFGQCPAQDDFYLVVCSHCGQVVKPQAFEKHCERRHGPLCKPHGRLHAPLQRPRPPSAHGTSHAARDGRHQGAGPPRAPPQPLLTAPQYRHGKAQEVAAGVSQAAPPSNCNIKQPPPSDSPPESPAPSLRDPPWPHGGTPPGTTPPSEKPLQRRGEPGRSPNLLAPLRGPRTYKKVSRKECDLDKHCGVLDPERKMLCTRLLTCNIHSIHQRRKVLGRSKNFDQLVAELKMGSKAREWSAQSREGAEACLPAPEPSGDKTGPPHCRRQLGKSTVFSGCRSRTSSESAPEEERARPEDQEAQPLSPPAHSRLSSEESEGEGQEEPPDWHSTPAHPKPLALCSFGSHAIGRGVFTFDRRLHHLRSAVSAMVERHLSAHLWRKMPQATDAKSQRTSVRPSVTASTDYISQHSTVSTARGVGNHSASSFRTSSSNGGGKEVRPQNCSPSPGTACGPSESTGGGRPIASPVPANAPSPSGVGPRPRNPVGRPSKQQTRLRQAEHGAPSRKRRASPHEDGSPRHERSAGTPVPQGPGRLPVSGRTAPSPHGPINGSLSPGHRPRTQAEPRSPSPGLFKRAPPPVRLSPDPASRGRGGDSGVHSKAVSYDHKGLGRTCKGGGPSPPKIHRMPSSSHSGFFSWKKDGTGGALSTGLEKKLGTQKPKLHH
- the atxn7l2a gene encoding ataxin-7-like protein 2a isoform X4, with translation MVAVRERAVAVMAALDRRVPSLDDFVGQSWSSWVERANVFVSDAGSDAEECSKNGKKKMDTMTLQREDMSVFGQCPAQDDFYLVVCSHCGQVVKPQAFEKHCERRHGPLCKPHGRLHAPLQRPRPPSAHGTSHAARDGRHQGAGPPRAPPQPLLTAPQYRHGKAQEVAAGVSQAAPPSNCNIKQPPPSDSPPESPAPSLRDPPWPHGGTPPGTTPPSEKPLQRRGEPGRSPNLLAPLRGPRTYKKVSRKECDLDKHCGVLDPERKMLCTRLLTCNIHSIHQRRKVLGRSKNFDQLVAELKMGSKAREWSAQSREGAEACLPAPEPSGDKTGPPHCRRQLGKSTVGCRSRTSSESAPEEERARPEDQEAQPLSPPAHSRLSSEESEGEGQEEPPDWHSTPAHPKPLALCSFGSHAIGRGVFTFDRRLHHLRSAVSAMVERHLSAHLWRKMPQATDAKSQRTSVRPSVTASTDYISQHSTVSTARGVGNHSASSFRTSSSNGGGKEVRPQNCSPSPGTACGPSESTGGGRPIASPVPANAPSPSGVGPRPRNPVGRPSKQQTRLRQAEHGAPSRKRRASPHEDGSPRHERSAGTPVPQGPGRLPVSGRTAPSPHGPINGSLSPGHRPRTQAEPRSPSPGLFKRAPPPVRLSPDPASRGRGGDSGVHSKAVSYDHKGLGRTCKGGGPSPPKIHRMPSSSHSGFFSWKKDGTGGALSTGLEKKLGTQKPKLHH